A single region of the Lycium barbarum isolate Lr01 chromosome 2, ASM1917538v2, whole genome shotgun sequence genome encodes:
- the LOC132628748 gene encoding uncharacterized protein LOC132628748: MEKSYTQEEFDELMGKVEKADFRVAEYLELAGREKWARVYATVNRGWTMTSNIVECINRHLVATKEMPIFDFLEEVEPSTEYLYTVHAAGRHFIVNLKNKTCSCRMLQIDEIPCPHAWAVIKKKNLTVNDYYSELFKLHIVVKTYDIVVDPLPDEREWKIPTYISEDVVFPPRYKRPPGRPKKKCDKSLIELLIGKKKKHACSTCGQTGHNRRSCSNAPRRK; the protein is encoded by the exons ATGGAAAAATCATACACGCAAGAAGAATTTGATGAGCTTATGGGGAAGGTTGAGAAGGCAGATTTTCGGGTGGCAGAGTATTTGGAATTAGCTGGAAGAGAAAAGTGGGCTAGAGTGTATGCAACTGTTAACCGAGGATGGACAATGACTTCGAACATAGTAGAGTGTATTAATCGTCACCTTGTAGCGACAAAAGAGATGCCTATATTTGATTTTCTAGAAGAA GTCGAACCATCAACCGAATACTTGTACACAGTCCATGCTGCAGGAAGGCATTTCATAGTTAACTTGAAAAACAAAACTTGCAGTTGTCGGATGCTTCAAATAGATGAAATTCCATGCCCACACGCATGGGCTGTCATTAAGAAGAAAAATCTAACGGTTAATGATTACTATTCAGAATTGTTCAAACTGCACATCGTGGTGAAAACATATGATATAGTCGTGGATCCTCTCCCTGACGAGCGTGAATGGAAGATTCCCACATACATATCGGAGGATGTAGTTTTTCCACCAAGATACAAGAGACCTCCTGGTAGACCAAAGAAGAAGTGTGATAAGTCGTTAATTGAATTGcttattggaaaaaaaaaaaaacatgcttgCAGTACATGTGGACAGACTGGACACAACAGACGTTCTTGTAGTAATGCTCCTAGACGGAAGTAA